ATCAAAGGGAGGGATCCCATGAGTCGGACCCGTATTCCGCTCAGTACGCTTCGCAATTCCGAAGTGGACCTGCTCGAACGCCTTGAGATGAGCACCGCTGAAATTGGCCTCGCGGTGCGGACAACCAACTGCCTCGAAGAACGCGGTATCTTCACCGTGAACGACTTGCTGCACTGCACTCGCGAAGACTTACTCAGCATTTCCAACTTTGGCGAGAAAACTTTGGAGGAAGTCTATAAGGCGCTCGAAAGCATCGGCTTTTATCGTTCGAGCCGTCAGACGCAGTTGGTTGGGGTGTGAGTTTTCCCAACGGAAGAATAGCTTTTGAGCGTCCGGCAGACGAAGAAGACATCGACGGCGGTAATGGCTGAACCGGCTGCGTTGCCGTCGGTTGGCAGTTTGCGCCGAAACGGATAGACTCAAGTAAGATGCCGCATACTTTCCGGGCTGCGGCTTCAGAGCGTATTTCCTATATGCCTGTGGGGGCCCATCTGTTCCTTCGACGAAAGCCATAGAATTGGCTGATTTGGAAAAAGGATTGCCCTCCAACAAACCCAATTGGATGCGCTGCCGGATCCTTGCTCTAACATTCGCAGGTCTGTGGCTCGACCGCTTCGTCTATTCACCAAGAAACGCGGACATCGCCGCTCGGGCTCGAAAACTTTGGCGAGCGCTGGGGAAATTCTGTTTTTTGGCTTCGTGTTCGTCGTCGGGGCGGTATTTCTGATTTTGCTATTGGCCAAAATCGTTCTGCCAGAATGGCGCGCCAACCACGAGTTTGTGGAAACTACGGCCAGGGTACTCGACAAACGTATCGACGAACAGATCGGTCGCGGTCGAACTGCGACCTTTCGCCCTCAAGTCGAAATCCAATATCGGGTTGGCGAAAAAGAATACAGAATCTGGACCTACGACATTACCGGTGCCTACAGCCGAGGGCGAGACGACAAACGGGCGTTGCTCGATCCGTTGGAAATCGGCGGTCAATACAAATGTTGGTTCGATCCACTCGATCCGGATCGCGCAGTGCTGGTGCGCGGATACAGTTGGTGGTTCTGGCTATTGGTGTTGGCACCCGCTGGCTTCATGCTGATCGGCGGAGGAAGGCTGATCTATGCGCTGTGGCAATGGGGCAAGTCGCCGGAACACCGCGCCGTACAAGGTCGTCCCGGTCGATTGGAATTGCTCAATGAGCTGGATATCCGCTCCAAATTGCTCCCCAGTGTGCCGCGCGACGACAACATTACGAACAGTCCCGGCACGCACTTGAAGTACCGCTTGCCGATCGAAGGGTCGCACGGCTGGCGACTGTTCGCCGCAACGATGACCTCGCTGTTGTGGAACGGCATTGTGTCGCTGTTCATTGTGATTGCCATTCGCAACCACTTGCGCGGAACTCCCGATTGGTGGCTCGACCTGTTTATCGTACCATTCTTCGCGACCGGCGGGTTTTTGACATACTTTTTTGTTCGCGAGTTGTTGATCGCGACCGGCGTCGGCCCAACGCAGATCGAACTTTCCGATCATCCACTCGTGCCTGCGCGGGACTATGAAGTCTATATATCGCAAGCGGGCCATCTTACGATGAACCGCTTCGAACTGTCGTTGGAATGCGAAGAATCGGCGACCTATCGACTGGGAACCGATGCTCGCACCGAGCGTCGCCGAGTGTTCCATCGAGCGATCTTCGAGCAACGGAACTTTGAAGTTCGTCCCGGCACTCCTTATGAAGCCCATTGCCGATTCGATGCTCCCAGCGGCGCGATGCACTCATTCAAATCGGATCACAACGAGGTGCAATGGAAGCTCGTTGTCCGCGGCGATGCCGCAGGCTGGCCCGACTTCGAGCGCAGTTTTCCGGTCGTCGTGCTGCCTCCCGCTGAAATGCGATTGGTCGTGGGCGATCCAGCGCAGGCAGTATTGGCTCGGCATCAAAGCTAAAAGGGTTTGCCTTCGAGTGCTTCGATTTTGCGCCGAATGCCGTCCGGAACTCGAACGGGACGCTGCGATGGGTAGTCGAAAATAACCACGGTCGAAGTGGCATCGGCGGTATGTTCGCCGCTCCGCGCGCTGCTCCAGATCGCATGTTCAATGGTCATGCTGGTGTTGCCGATGTGAGTCACGCGGGCGCCAATTCGAACGGTATCGGGAAATTCGATTTGTCGACGAAAATTGCACGCAATCGCGGCCAGAATTGGGCCGAGAACTTCTTGGCCATGCAATCGAGCCAAGCCAATTCGGTCGAGATACGCGACCCGCGCCGATTCCAACCAGCGAAAGTAGACGACGTTGTTGACATGCCCGAATAGGTCTTGATCGCCCCAATGGACAGGCCAATCGATGATCACGGGGAACTGATCGGGAGACATAGCCAAATGGAGAAGGCGAAATGGAGAGCGAGGAATCAAAGCTCCATGGATTGATCGAGCGATTCGTGCCAGCGATACGTCGGTGCCCGGTGGATTATACCGCCAACCCCAGCATCACGCCTATCAGGTCGGCGCGTCGCCGGGCGAATCGCCCGGTGCCAAA
This genomic interval from Pirellulales bacterium contains the following:
- a CDS encoding DNA-directed RNA polymerase subunit alpha, translating into MSRTRIPLSTLRNSEVDLLERLEMSTAEIGLAVRTTNCLEERGIFTVNDLLHCTREDLLSISNFGEKTLEEVYKALESIGFYRSSRQTQLVGV
- a CDS encoding DUF3592 domain-containing protein; this encodes MARPLRLFTKKRGHRRSGSKTLASAGEILFFGFVFVVGAVFLILLLAKIVLPEWRANHEFVETTARVLDKRIDEQIGRGRTATFRPQVEIQYRVGEKEYRIWTYDITGAYSRGRDDKRALLDPLEIGGQYKCWFDPLDPDRAVLVRGYSWWFWLLVLAPAGFMLIGGGRLIYALWQWGKSPEHRAVQGRPGRLELLNELDIRSKLLPSVPRDDNITNSPGTHLKYRLPIEGSHGWRLFAATMTSLLWNGIVSLFIVIAIRNHLRGTPDWWLDLFIVPFFATGGFLTYFFVRELLIATGVGPTQIELSDHPLVPARDYEVYISQAGHLTMNRFELSLECEESATYRLGTDARTERRRVFHRAIFEQRNFEVRPGTPYEAHCRFDAPSGAMHSFKSDHNEVQWKLVVRGDAAGWPDFERSFPVVVLPPAEMRLVVGDPAQAVLARHQS
- a CDS encoding acyl-CoA thioesterase, encoding MSPDQFPVIIDWPVHWGDQDLFGHVNNVVYFRWLESARVAYLDRIGLARLHGQEVLGPILAAIACNFRRQIEFPDTVRIGARVTHIGNTSMTIEHAIWSSARSGEHTADATSTVVIFDYPSQRPVRVPDGIRRKIEALEGKPF